In the Desulfitobacterium hafniense DCB-2 genome, TTGTTTTTTCCAATAAGTTTTTCATGGTGAAAATTCCTCCTATTATTTAAAACGCTGATTCGAGTTCCTGTTAAAGGATATACCTGGAAAGATCTTGGTTCCTCACGATATTGCCAAGTCGGTGTTGAATATATTCCCGATTAATCGTGACCGTATAATCTTCCGGCAGCTCCGAGGCTTCGAAGGACAATTCCTCCAAGACTCTTTCCACGATAGTATGAAGCCTTCTGGCTCCGATGTTTTCCGTGTTGGAATTCACCTCATAGGCAACTTTTGCTAATTCATCAATAGCATTCTCTGTAAACTCGACCTTTATCCCTTCGGTTTCCAGCAAGGCGCTGTACTGTTTTATCAATGAGGATTGAGGTTCTGTTAAAATCCGTTGGAAATCCTCAATGCTCAGAGATTCCAGTTCAACCCGAATAGGAAAGCGTCCCTGGAGTTCGGGAATGAGGTCTGATGGCTTGGCCACATGGAAAGCACCAGCCGCAATAAACAGGATGTGATCTGTCTTGACAGGTCCGTATTTTGTATTAATGGTAGAGCCTTCGACAATGGGCAGTATGTCCCTTTGGACACCTCCCCTGGATACATCGGGGCCCGAGGCTCCATCTCTTCCGGCAATCTTATCGATTTCGTCGAGGAAAACCATACCTTCCTGTTCAACTCGGCGAATTGCTTCTTGAACCGCTTCATCATGATCAATGAGCTTCTGGGCTTCTTCAGTGGTTAGGATACGGCGGGCCTCGCGGACGGTGACTTTTCGTTTATGCCGCTTTTTAGGCAGCATACCTGCCATCATATCCTGGAGATTCGTATTGATCTCCATGCCGGTTCCTAAGAAATCAGGCAGCAGGGGTTGATTGTCCTCTACCTCAACCTCGATGACCTGCTCATCAAGTTCCCCGCGGTGCAAGCGTTCCCGAATAAAGGTCCGATCCCTTTCAATCTCGGGAGTTACCGTCTCCTCCTTTTCCTGGCCTTGATTAAACAAGAACTGGAAAGGGTTTGACGAGTTATTTTCTTGACGTTTCCCCGGAACCAGTAAGGCTTCAAGGCGTTTTTCCGCAGCCTGTGCAGCCTGAATCTCCACTTCTTCCATCTTCTCCGCCTTAACCATGCGCAAGGAAATTTCCACTAAGTCACGGACGATGGATTCCACATCTCTTCCCACATAGCCCACTTCAGTGAACTTTGTGGCTTCCACTTTAAGAAAAGGAGCCCGCACCAGCTTAGCCAGACGT is a window encoding:
- the hslU gene encoding ATP-dependent protease ATPase subunit HslU, with the protein product MEQLTPRETVRELDRYIVGQNQAKRAVAIALRNRYRRSLLPEGMQEEVLPKNILMIGPTGVGKTEIARRLAKLVRAPFLKVEATKFTEVGYVGRDVESIVRDLVEISLRMVKAEKMEEVEIQAAQAAEKRLEALLVPGKRQENNSSNPFQFLFNQGQEKEETVTPEIERDRTFIRERLHRGELDEQVIEVEVEDNQPLLPDFLGTGMEINTNLQDMMAGMLPKKRHKRKVTVREARRILTTEEAQKLIDHDEAVQEAIRRVEQEGMVFLDEIDKIAGRDGASGPDVSRGGVQRDILPIVEGSTINTKYGPVKTDHILFIAAGAFHVAKPSDLIPELQGRFPIRVELESLSIEDFQRILTEPQSSLIKQYSALLETEGIKVEFTENAIDELAKVAYEVNSNTENIGARRLHTIVERVLEELSFEASELPEDYTVTINREYIQHRLGNIVRNQDLSRYIL